A genomic region of Erythrobacter sp. SCSIO 43205 contains the following coding sequences:
- a CDS encoding acyl-CoA dehydrogenase — protein sequence MTPYTPPTQDQLLAIRVNAGIEDLAKTETFAAAESDLVEAIVEGVGQFAAGEFAPLNRIGDLEGAKLENGVVRLPDGFKEAYQGYVEQGWNSISSSTDFGGQGLPFTLSCNVLENLGAANMAFSLLPMLSVGAIEALEHHGTDAQKALYLPDLVSGKWSGTMNLTEPAAGSDVGALRSTAEPITEGEHAGKYKIKGQKIYITWGDHSLAENIIHLVLARLPGAPEGSRGISLFVVPKYHVNADGSLGPHNDLRPVSLEHKLGINASPTCVMSYGDNDECIGELVGAENKGLACMFTMMNNARINVGNQGVQIGERATQQAIAYAMERVQSARAGSPDKSPVAIVEHPDVRRMILRMKALTEGARALLYYCSGQVDRGTLGDKGAAARAEVLVPLLKAWGTDVGVEVAGLGVQIHGGMGFVEETGAAQHWRDSRIAPIYEGTNGIQAADLVTRKLGLEGGEALLGLLADIARDASDEPALASLAKDCTAIAQWMRDEASLDDRLAGSVPFTTMFAVAVAGWQLMKQAQAVAGGASPALAETKPVTARFFLDRIVPEAAGLKASATAGSEGLYALSPEALVG from the coding sequence GTGACCCCATACACCCCGCCCACTCAGGACCAATTGCTCGCCATTCGTGTGAACGCAGGCATCGAAGACCTCGCTAAGACTGAGACATTCGCAGCTGCCGAAAGCGATCTGGTTGAAGCAATCGTTGAAGGCGTGGGTCAGTTTGCAGCAGGCGAATTCGCGCCGCTCAATCGCATTGGCGATCTTGAAGGTGCAAAACTTGAGAACGGCGTGGTGCGCCTGCCCGATGGGTTCAAGGAAGCGTACCAAGGATATGTTGAGCAAGGATGGAACTCGATCAGCAGCTCAACCGATTTTGGCGGACAGGGCCTTCCCTTTACTCTGTCGTGCAATGTGCTCGAAAATCTTGGTGCGGCCAATATGGCTTTCAGCCTCCTGCCGATGCTGTCAGTGGGCGCGATTGAAGCGCTCGAACACCATGGGACCGATGCGCAAAAAGCGCTCTACCTGCCCGACCTTGTGAGCGGGAAATGGTCAGGCACGATGAACCTCACCGAACCTGCTGCGGGCAGCGATGTCGGCGCGCTGCGTTCGACCGCTGAACCGATCACCGAAGGGGAGCACGCGGGCAAATACAAGATCAAGGGCCAGAAGATCTACATCACCTGGGGCGATCACAGCCTCGCAGAAAACATCATCCACCTCGTGCTCGCCCGGCTCCCTGGCGCGCCCGAAGGATCGCGCGGGATCTCGCTTTTTGTAGTGCCGAAGTATCATGTGAACGCGGACGGGTCGCTTGGCCCCCACAACGACCTTCGCCCGGTGAGCCTTGAACACAAGCTTGGCATCAACGCCTCACCCACTTGCGTCATGTCCTATGGCGACAATGATGAGTGTATCGGTGAACTGGTCGGCGCGGAGAATAAAGGCCTCGCCTGTATGTTCACGATGATGAACAATGCGCGGATCAATGTCGGCAATCAGGGCGTGCAGATCGGTGAGCGCGCTACGCAGCAAGCAATTGCTTACGCGATGGAGCGGGTGCAATCGGCGCGCGCAGGGTCGCCCGACAAGAGCCCTGTTGCAATTGTCGAACACCCCGATGTGCGCCGCATGATCCTTCGCATGAAAGCCCTCACCGAAGGCGCACGGGCGCTGCTTTATTACTGCTCTGGTCAAGTCGACCGCGGCACCTTGGGCGATAAAGGCGCGGCTGCGAGGGCCGAAGTGCTTGTGCCGCTTTTGAAAGCGTGGGGCACCGATGTCGGCGTCGAAGTCGCTGGCCTTGGCGTTCAAATCCACGGCGGGATGGGCTTCGTCGAAGAAACGGGGGCAGCGCAGCACTGGCGCGATTCGCGGATTGCCCCGATTTACGAGGGAACCAACGGTATTCAGGCCGCTGACCTTGTCACACGCAAGCTTGGCCTTGAAGGGGGTGAGGCGCTGCTTGGCCTTCTTGCTGATATTGCCCGCGATGCCTCTGATGAGCCTGCGCTCGCGAGCCTTGCAAAAGATTGCACCGCGATTGCGCAGTGGATGCGTGACGAGGCAAGCCTTGATGACAGGCTTGCAGGGAGCGTCCCCTTCACCACCATGTTCGCCGTCGCTGTTGCTGGATGGCAGTTGATGAAGCAGGCGCAGGCGGTGGCGGGCGGCGCAAGCCCGGCTTTGGCTGAGACAAAACCCGTAACCGCTCGCTTTTTCCTCGACCGTATCGTGCCAGAAGCCGCAGGCCTTAAAGCAAGCGCGACCGCTGGCTCTGAAGGGCTTTACGCGCTGTCACCCGAAGCCCTTGTCGGCTAA
- a CDS encoding L-threonylcarbamoyladenylate synthase, producing MARKNVTQQLAPTDEGFAHAVAILTEGGLVAVPTETVYGLAARADSAEAVAAIYAAKGRPSFNPLIVHVKDLEQAERFAHFDNRARDVARRFWPGPLTLVLPMREEAGLAKAVSAGLATIALRAPAHPVMQHLLERLPFPLAAPSANRSEEVSPTRPEHVIASLEGRCPAVIDGGPTHDGLESTIIALREGGRWNLLRPGPITTKALEEVLGPQTVQEKAKIEAPGQTARHYSPGKPLRRNAQEVAPDEFFIGFGAVRGDCNLSDKGDLARAAANLYECLHQAAASDKPRIAIAPIPDDGIGLAINDRLRRAATAS from the coding sequence ATGGCTCGCAAGAACGTTACGCAACAGCTAGCGCCCACGGATGAAGGGTTCGCCCACGCGGTTGCGATTCTGACCGAGGGCGGCCTTGTCGCTGTGCCAACCGAAACGGTTTATGGGCTTGCCGCGCGTGCCGATAGCGCAGAGGCGGTAGCGGCTATCTATGCCGCCAAAGGCCGACCAAGCTTCAATCCACTGATTGTTCATGTGAAGGATCTTGAGCAGGCGGAGCGCTTTGCCCACTTCGACAATCGGGCACGCGATGTGGCGAGGCGATTTTGGCCGGGGCCTTTGACGCTTGTTCTGCCGATGCGAGAGGAGGCGGGACTTGCAAAGGCGGTGAGCGCTGGCCTTGCGACCATCGCATTAAGAGCCCCTGCGCATCCGGTGATGCAGCACCTTCTGGAGCGCCTTCCATTCCCACTCGCCGCCCCATCCGCCAATCGCAGCGAAGAGGTGAGCCCTACGCGGCCCGAACACGTGATCGCCTCGCTTGAAGGGCGGTGCCCAGCGGTGATTGACGGCGGCCCAACGCATGATGGGCTTGAATCGACCATCATTGCGCTACGAGAGGGGGGCAGATGGAATCTGCTGCGCCCCGGCCCGATCACCACCAAAGCGCTTGAAGAGGTGCTCGGCCCCCAAACCGTGCAAGAAAAAGCCAAAATCGAAGCCCCAGGGCAAACCGCGCGTCATTATTCGCCCGGCAAACCCCTGAGGCGAAATGCCCAAGAAGTTGCGCCAGACGAGTTTTTCATCGGCTTTGGCGCGGTTCGTGGGGACTGCAATTTGTCGGACAAGGGCGATTTGGCGAGGGCGGCAGCCAATCTGTACGAATGTCTTCATCAGGCCGCCGCATCGGACAAGCCGCGCATTGCCATTGCTCCGATTCCCGACGATGGCATCGGTCTGGCGATCAATGACCGATTGCGGCGCGCAGCTACTGCATCCTAA
- a CDS encoding head GIN domain-containing protein, translating to MPFSPRKPLALLASLPLTLGLTACFGADVTINGEEGVPLSEIDQSAAAPVEVVLAGSDKVIISQGDAFAITVEGSEDAKAALRFVLDGDLLGISRDESLWDQSDQATIRVTLPAAPEELVITGSGSIETQSLAKTAQVSVLGSGEFTGGEATLDALDVNLAGSGSAALGTLTASSLEISIGGSGSVTASGTAERLDINLGGSGGARLDQLKANDVEVAIAGSGSVNVQSDGAVEASIMGSGSVNVEGSATCTESAMGSGSLNCPDGTKTSS from the coding sequence ATGCCTTTCTCGCCCCGTAAACCCCTTGCTCTTCTTGCCTCGCTCCCTCTGACCCTTGGCCTTACCGCCTGTTTTGGCGCTGATGTCACGATCAATGGTGAGGAAGGTGTGCCCTTGAGCGAAATCGACCAGAGCGCCGCCGCCCCGGTTGAAGTGGTTTTGGCAGGGTCCGACAAGGTCATCATTTCGCAAGGTGATGCTTTCGCGATCACCGTTGAAGGCAGCGAAGATGCAAAAGCGGCGCTGCGATTTGTGCTTGATGGTGATCTCTTGGGCATTTCGCGCGATGAAAGCCTTTGGGATCAAAGCGATCAGGCGACCATTCGCGTGACCTTGCCAGCTGCTCCTGAAGAGCTTGTGATCACCGGCAGTGGAAGCATTGAGACACAAAGCCTTGCCAAAACCGCACAGGTTTCGGTCCTTGGTTCGGGTGAGTTTACAGGCGGCGAGGCGACGCTGGACGCGCTTGATGTAAACCTGGCCGGGTCAGGAAGCGCGGCTTTGGGCACGCTCACCGCTTCCTCTCTTGAAATCAGCATCGGCGGCTCTGGCTCGGTTACGGCATCAGGCACGGCTGAAAGGCTCGATATTAACCTCGGCGGTTCGGGCGGCGCGCGGCTTGATCAACTCAAAGCGAACGATGTCGAAGTCGCAATTGCCGGATCAGGCAGCGTGAACGTGCAATCCGATGGCGCAGTGGAAGCCTCGATCATGGGTTCGGGCAGCGTCAATGTCGAAGGCAGCGCAACCTGCACCGAAAGCGCGATGGGATCGGGTTCGCTCAACTGTCCCGATGGTACGAAAACCTCCTCTTGA
- a CDS encoding CarD family transcriptional regulator — translation MASNAPAFTVGDYVVYPKHGVGRVIELENQEIAGMQLELYVLRFEKERMTLRVPTNKVESIGMRKLSSDKTLKEAMETLKGKPKVKRTMWSRRAQEYEAKINSGEIVLIAEVTRDLFRPDDQPEQSYSERQIFEAASSRLARELAAMEETDEATALEKILDVLREHAPQYYENTEES, via the coding sequence ATGGCAAGCAATGCGCCCGCCTTCACTGTTGGCGATTATGTTGTTTACCCAAAGCACGGCGTTGGCCGTGTCATCGAACTTGAAAATCAGGAAATCGCCGGAATGCAGCTTGAGCTGTATGTCCTGCGCTTTGAAAAAGAGCGCATGACGCTTCGTGTGCCGACCAATAAGGTTGAATCGATCGGTATGCGCAAGCTTTCCAGCGACAAGACTCTCAAGGAAGCGATGGAAACGCTCAAAGGCAAACCCAAGGTCAAGCGCACCATGTGGTCACGCCGGGCGCAAGAGTACGAAGCGAAAATCAATTCAGGCGAAATCGTCCTGATCGCGGAAGTTACCCGCGACCTTTTCCGCCCGGACGATCAGCCTGAGCAAAGCTATTCCGAACGTCAAATCTTCGAAGCGGCCTCCAGCCGCCTCGCGCGCGAACTCGCTGCGATGGAAGAAACCGACGAGGCAACTGCGCTTGAAAAGATCCTCGACGTGTTGCGCGAACACGCGCCGCAATATTACGAGAACACTGAAGAGAGCTGA
- the fdxA gene encoding ferredoxin FdxA — protein sequence MTYVVTDDCIRCKYTDCVEVCPVDCFYEGENMLVINPAECIDCGVCEPECPAEAILPDTEDGLEKWLELNTKFSAEWPNITSQKEPPADADEFKGQEGKFEKYFSEAPGEGD from the coding sequence ATGACTTACGTCGTCACCGATGACTGCATTCGATGCAAATACACCGATTGTGTGGAAGTGTGCCCGGTGGACTGCTTCTACGAGGGTGAAAATATGCTGGTCATCAACCCGGCTGAATGCATCGATTGTGGCGTGTGCGAGCCCGAATGCCCCGCTGAAGCGATCCTGCCTGACACCGAGGATGGGCTTGAAAAATGGCTGGAGCTCAACACCAAATTCTCCGCTGAATGGCCCAATATCACGAGCCAGAAAGAGCCGCCTGCCGATGCGGACGAGTTCAAGGGTCAAGAAGGCAAGTTCGAGAAGTACTTCAGCGAAGCGCCCGGAGAAGGTGATTAA
- a CDS encoding S4 domain-containing protein → MVEAGAGASEARETLRLDRLLVYLRFARTRSAARAMIEGRSLRRNRKHVSRASECVAVGDVLTLVVGGEVRIVEITTLPAKRLSATLAKSCYSEYGRGSDALASAGNTSRP, encoded by the coding sequence ATGGTGGAGGCGGGCGCTGGCGCGAGTGAGGCAAGGGAAACCCTTAGGCTCGACCGTCTGCTCGTTTACCTGCGTTTTGCCCGGACGCGCTCTGCGGCACGCGCCATGATCGAAGGGCGATCCTTACGCCGCAACAGGAAACACGTGAGCCGCGCGAGCGAATGTGTTGCTGTTGGCGATGTGCTCACTTTGGTGGTGGGGGGTGAGGTAAGGATCGTCGAGATTACCACGCTTCCAGCAAAGCGATTGTCGGCAACCCTAGCCAAAAGCTGTTACAGCGAATATGGACGCGGCAGCGATGCATTAGCCAGCGCCGGGAACACATCGCGACCTTGA
- a CDS encoding helicase-related protein encodes MCAHSSGMMGFPLRLLAREVYDRVRAIKGDDAVALITGEQRIEPAGARYFCCTMEAMERLGMGKDGPHAFVAIDEAQIGADPERGHIFTDRLMHARGREETMILGSATLEPIVKRLIPGAEMVERPRFSTLSHAGECKLSRLPPRSAVVAFSTEQVYAMAEALRRFRGGAAVVMGALSPETRNKQVELFQNGEVDYIVATDAIGMGLNLDLHHVAFAALTKFDGQRKRRLTPSEMAQIAGRAGRHQTDGTFGVLTGGGSRSGAPLEFTEEEIYAIEEHKFAPLTKLFWREAEPRFATLDVLIGDLEAKPQDDVLKAAPEAIDLAVLKRLASEPIADTVKGHGSVRRFWEACSLPDFRQLGVDPHSRFVARLWQDLREGYLGADFVAARIAELDRTGGDIDTLQGRIAAIRSWAYICQRPDWVLARDEMAARARGVEARLSDALHARLTERFVNRRTAILMKSLGQDGASLPVTLEPDGRVSVEGETIGRLDGFRFTVDPQAALADRKMLLSAGEKALPGILSQRAEQLLAAGLDDLEIKAGKIQWQGMVLAEIEIPDDLGTPRLTFPREISAVPDQAREKLEAGLLSWLQEKLVPLEPLRKLSEAASDPNAGSQARALLVTLIDARGVVAREKAGLEHLPKEMRPFLRKLGVTFGALDIFARDLLKPAPRQLLHALGLDERPLQEAMLPVLSDTKQVPAGYRMAGTQVIRVDLAEKILRAAFDTRAKAGEVQAAASEPAPGPETAKEEPCEAEAPKEAAAEAAPEKAPGKAPESQATKQTAKQRPNPRNAKFALDLALPVSIGLEEENARRLLGSAGFRVQRPKPLAEGEQGPLQPDSWSWRPKRADDRRDNRRRPHGKGKGPGKGGKPQHGKGAKGGKPKGKGHGSGPKRGANNRNQRPKKPDFGPARAGGAFDKLADLLKP; translated from the coding sequence ATGTGCGCGCATTCCTCCGGCATGATGGGCTTTCCGCTGCGCTTGCTTGCGCGCGAAGTCTATGACCGGGTGCGCGCGATCAAGGGTGACGATGCAGTGGCGCTTATCACCGGCGAGCAGCGGATCGAGCCTGCGGGCGCGCGCTATTTCTGCTGTACGATGGAGGCTATGGAGCGCTTGGGCATGGGCAAGGATGGCCCCCACGCCTTTGTCGCCATCGACGAAGCGCAGATCGGCGCAGACCCGGAACGCGGCCACATCTTCACCGACCGGCTGATGCACGCACGCGGGCGCGAGGAGACGATGATCCTGGGTTCAGCCACGCTCGAACCGATCGTCAAAAGGCTGATCCCCGGCGCAGAAATGGTCGAACGCCCGCGTTTTTCCACCTTGAGCCACGCAGGCGAATGTAAGCTCTCGCGCCTGCCCCCTCGAAGTGCGGTGGTCGCCTTCTCGACCGAGCAGGTTTACGCCATGGCCGAGGCATTGAGGCGCTTTCGTGGGGGTGCGGCGGTCGTCATGGGCGCTCTGTCGCCTGAAACGCGCAACAAACAGGTTGAGCTCTTCCAGAACGGCGAGGTTGATTACATCGTTGCGACAGACGCAATCGGCATGGGGCTCAACCTCGATCTTCACCATGTGGCTTTTGCCGCGCTCACCAAGTTTGACGGGCAAAGAAAACGTCGTCTGACCCCGTCTGAAATGGCGCAGATCGCCGGGCGCGCAGGCCGCCACCAGACTGATGGCACATTCGGCGTGCTGACGGGTGGAGGCAGCCGCTCAGGCGCGCCGCTCGAGTTTACCGAGGAAGAGATCTACGCGATTGAGGAGCACAAATTTGCGCCTCTCACCAAGCTCTTCTGGCGCGAGGCCGAGCCGCGTTTTGCAACGCTTGATGTGCTGATCGGCGATCTTGAAGCAAAGCCTCAAGATGATGTCTTGAAAGCAGCCCCAGAGGCGATTGACCTCGCTGTGCTCAAGCGCCTTGCAAGCGAGCCCATTGCTGACACCGTCAAAGGCCACGGTAGCGTGCGGCGTTTTTGGGAGGCGTGTTCTCTCCCGGATTTCCGCCAACTGGGCGTCGACCCGCACTCTCGCTTTGTCGCGAGGCTTTGGCAGGATTTGCGCGAGGGCTATCTGGGAGCTGATTTTGTCGCCGCGCGCATCGCCGAACTCGACCGCACGGGCGGCGACATCGACACGCTGCAAGGGCGCATCGCCGCGATCCGGTCCTGGGCCTATATTTGCCAGCGTCCTGACTGGGTGCTGGCCCGCGATGAAATGGCCGCGCGCGCAAGGGGGGTGGAAGCAAGGCTATCGGATGCGCTACACGCGCGCCTCACTGAACGATTTGTGAACCGAAGGACTGCAATTTTGATGAAATCTCTGGGGCAAGATGGCGCATCGCTACCCGTAACGCTCGAACCCGATGGCCGGGTAAGTGTCGAGGGCGAAACCATCGGCAGGCTCGACGGTTTTCGCTTCACCGTGGACCCGCAGGCAGCGCTTGCGGACCGGAAAATGCTTTTGTCGGCAGGCGAAAAGGCGCTTCCCGGCATTTTGTCGCAGCGCGCCGAGCAATTGCTGGCAGCTGGCCTCGACGACCTTGAGATCAAGGCGGGCAAGATCCAGTGGCAGGGCATGGTGCTTGCCGAGATCGAAATTCCCGATGATCTCGGGACGCCGCGCCTCACTTTCCCGCGCGAAATTTCCGCTGTGCCGGATCAGGCACGTGAGAAATTGGAAGCAGGGCTTTTGAGCTGGCTGCAAGAGAAGCTCGTCCCTCTTGAACCCTTGCGTAAGCTCTCTGAAGCGGCGAGTGATCCCAATGCAGGCAGTCAGGCGCGCGCTCTTCTTGTCACCTTGATCGACGCGCGCGGTGTTGTGGCGCGTGAAAAAGCGGGTCTTGAGCACCTCCCTAAGGAAATGCGCCCGTTCCTGCGCAAGCTTGGCGTCACTTTTGGCGCGCTCGATATTTTTGCGCGCGATTTGCTGAAACCTGCGCCGCGCCAGCTGCTTCACGCGCTCGGCCTTGACGAGCGCCCCTTGCAAGAGGCGATGCTCCCGGTTTTGAGCGATACCAAACAGGTGCCAGCCGGTTATCGTATGGCGGGCACTCAGGTGATCCGCGTCGATCTGGCCGAGAAAATCCTGCGCGCGGCCTTCGACACCCGCGCCAAGGCGGGCGAGGTGCAAGCTGCGGCTTCGGAACCTGCGCCAGGACCAGAGACTGCGAAGGAAGAACCGTGCGAGGCTGAGGCTCCTAAAGAAGCAGCGGCGGAGGCTGCGCCTGAGAAAGCGCCCGGAAAAGCGCCGGAGTCCCAAGCCACCAAACAGACAGCGAAACAGCGCCCCAATCCCAGAAACGCAAAGTTCGCGCTTGATCTTGCGCTTCCGGTTTCCATCGGGCTTGAGGAAGAAAATGCGCGGCGGCTCCTTGGGAGTGCGGGTTTCCGGGTTCAGCGCCCCAAGCCGCTGGCCGAGGGCGAACAAGGCCCACTTCAACCAGACAGCTGGAGCTGGCGTCCCAAGCGCGCGGATGATCGCCGGGACAACCGCCGCAGGCCCCACGGCAAAGGAAAGGGTCCGGGCAAAGGCGGCAAGCCACAGCACGGCAAAGGCGCGAAAGGCGGCAAGCCCAAAGGCAAAGGCCACGGCTCTGGTCCCAAGCGTGGCGCAAACAACCGCAACCAACGGCCCAAAAAGCCCGATTTTGGGCCAGCACGCGCAGGCGGCGCTTTTGACAAGCTCGCGGACCTTCTGAAACCATGA
- a CDS encoding M23 family metallopeptidase has translation MDHTSDIPSGAPDDGSPDDERGVDDSSAGSGARRHASFPKQIDEQTAREFAPYLVNSMKAAPPKGTRKVKRQVLSRVHGWGARYDEWKLSVSNRLADYDLVPDLAEDIGSRRWLRGFATMVVLGALALAFWPSFTPLQARSAIPEGEEIRDEFRSQMILPLALGADSGRRMGPTSAVIPLESAPERPQIELVATLATGDSFDSMLRRAGVSATDIGRVSALIGDAMPLSEIEPGTKMDIVLGRRPAEGAARPLDALSFRARFDLELAIKRAGSDLETAQPGDLTLVRNFIRVDDTPLRVRGKVGSSLYRSMRSAGVPASAAQDYLKALGDHVELEREVRSSDEFDIIIAYRRAATGERQAGKLLYAGIDRGGEPKTQLMRWGSEGRFYEASGVGEQRRGLVSPVPGAVSSRFGMRRHPILGIRRLHAGQDYRASYGTPIVAVTDGTVVSAGRAGGCGNTVKLRHGGGLETRYCHMSRMAVRRGQQVRRGQVIGYVGSTGLSTGPHLHYEMYRNGRVINPASVNYVTRAVLEGTELLDFKRQLIELKNIEPGAALADLEPLPSEIEEPTREIEKIAAPMTAD, from the coding sequence TTGGATCACACAAGCGACATTCCTTCAGGTGCGCCAGACGATGGCTCGCCCGACGACGAGCGCGGCGTTGACGATTCCAGCGCTGGCTCTGGCGCGCGCAGGCACGCCTCTTTTCCCAAGCAAATAGACGAACAAACCGCCCGCGAGTTTGCCCCTTATCTTGTCAATTCCATGAAGGCCGCGCCGCCCAAGGGTACGCGCAAGGTCAAACGACAGGTGCTTTCGCGCGTGCACGGCTGGGGTGCGCGCTACGACGAATGGAAGCTGAGTGTCAGCAATCGTCTTGCCGATTATGACCTCGTGCCCGATCTGGCCGAGGATATCGGTTCGCGCCGGTGGCTTCGGGGCTTTGCGACAATGGTGGTTCTTGGTGCCCTTGCGCTTGCCTTTTGGCCCAGTTTTACGCCGCTGCAAGCCCGTTCAGCCATCCCAGAGGGTGAGGAAATCCGCGACGAGTTTCGCAGCCAGATGATCCTGCCCCTGGCGCTTGGCGCAGACAGCGGTCGGCGCATGGGGCCAACATCTGCTGTCATCCCGCTCGAAAGCGCGCCTGAACGCCCGCAAATCGAGCTGGTCGCAACTTTGGCCACAGGCGACAGTTTCGACTCCATGCTGCGCCGTGCCGGAGTTTCAGCCACCGACATCGGCAGGGTCAGCGCTCTGATCGGTGATGCCATGCCTTTGTCCGAGATAGAGCCGGGCACAAAGATGGACATTGTTCTGGGAAGGCGTCCGGCAGAAGGTGCAGCTCGCCCGCTTGATGCACTTTCTTTTCGCGCGCGCTTTGATCTGGAGCTTGCGATCAAGCGCGCAGGGTCCGATCTGGAAACCGCACAGCCGGGCGATCTGACGCTGGTGCGCAATTTTATTCGGGTCGACGACACCCCCTTGCGCGTACGCGGCAAGGTCGGCTCAAGCCTTTACCGCTCAATGCGCTCGGCCGGCGTTCCAGCGAGCGCTGCGCAGGACTATCTCAAGGCACTTGGCGATCATGTCGAACTTGAACGCGAAGTGCGTTCTTCAGACGAATTCGACATCATCATAGCCTATCGCCGCGCTGCCACGGGCGAACGTCAAGCGGGCAAACTGCTCTATGCCGGGATTGACCGGGGCGGCGAGCCCAAGACGCAGCTTATGCGTTGGGGCAGCGAGGGGCGCTTTTACGAAGCATCAGGCGTTGGTGAACAGCGCCGCGGGCTTGTCTCGCCTGTGCCGGGTGCCGTTTCCTCGCGGTTTGGAATGCGCCGCCACCCGATTTTGGGCATCAGACGCCTTCACGCAGGACAGGATTATCGCGCAAGCTACGGCACACCGATTGTTGCCGTGACCGACGGCACAGTCGTTTCGGCCGGGCGCGCTGGCGGCTGTGGCAACACGGTGAAGCTGCGCCATGGTGGCGGGCTTGAGACGCGCTATTGTCATATGAGCCGCATGGCCGTGCGCCGGGGTCAACAGGTGCGGCGGGGTCAGGTGATCGGCTATGTCGGATCAACCGGCCTGTCGACTGGCCCGCACCTTCACTATGAAATGTATCGCAATGGCCGCGTAATTAACCCGGCCAGCGTCAATTATGTGACGCGAGCGGTTTTGGAGGGCACAGAGCTTCTCGATTTCAAACGGCAATTGATCGAGCTTAAGAACATCGAACCCGGTGCGGCTTTGGCTGATCTTGAACCCTTGCCCAGCGAGATTGAAGAGCCCACCCGCGAAATTGAGAAGATCGCCGCGCCCATGACCGCCGACTAG
- the hemB gene encoding porphobilinogen synthase: MTASYPNTRLRRTRASGWSRALHRETLITPADLIWPMFVTEGEGVEDPIQSLPGVSRWSVDGIVKQAKEAVSLGIPVVALFPNTQADRRSDDGAEAHNPDNLMCRAIRAIKDACGEDIGVLTDVALDPYTSHGQDGLLDDKGYVTNDDTVAALVDQALNQAAAGADIIAPSDMMDGRVHAIRMALEMNGHPNIQIMSYAAKYASAFYGPFRDAVGSSGVLKGDKKTYQMDPANGDEALREVELDIAEGADSVMVKPGLAYLDIIYRVRQAFGVPVFAYQVSGEYAMLEAAQSVGAGDRDALLMEKLMAFKRAGVSGVLTYHAPVAARILNG, translated from the coding sequence ATGACAGCCAGCTATCCCAACACTCGCCTTCGTCGCACTCGTGCAAGCGGATGGAGCCGCGCGCTTCATCGCGAAACATTGATCACGCCCGCTGATCTGATCTGGCCGATGTTTGTGACTGAGGGAGAGGGGGTTGAAGATCCGATCCAATCACTTCCCGGCGTGTCGCGCTGGTCGGTCGATGGCATCGTCAAACAGGCGAAAGAGGCAGTGTCGCTGGGCATTCCGGTGGTCGCGCTGTTTCCCAATACGCAGGCCGACCGCCGGTCGGATGACGGGGCCGAAGCGCACAATCCCGACAACCTCATGTGCCGCGCTATCCGCGCGATCAAGGATGCGTGCGGGGAGGACATCGGCGTTCTCACCGACGTCGCTCTCGACCCCTACACCAGCCACGGACAGGATGGGCTGCTCGATGACAAGGGCTATGTCACCAATGATGACACTGTGGCCGCTCTGGTCGATCAGGCATTGAATCAGGCGGCAGCAGGCGCAGACATCATCGCGCCATCGGATATGATGGACGGACGCGTCCACGCGATCCGCATGGCGCTTGAAATGAACGGCCATCCCAATATCCAGATCATGAGCTATGCCGCCAAATATGCGAGCGCCTTTTACGGACCTTTCCGCGATGCGGTGGGGTCAAGCGGCGTGCTGAAAGGCGACAAGAAAACCTATCAGATGGACCCGGCCAACGGTGATGAGGCCTTGCGCGAAGTCGAATTGGACATTGCCGAAGGCGCAGACAGCGTGATGGTGAAGCCCGGCCTTGCCTATCTCGACATCATCTACCGCGTGCGTCAGGCATTCGGTGTGCCCGTATTCGCCTATCAGGTGAGCGGCGAATACGCGATGCTTGAGGCTGCGCAGAGCGTGGGCGCGGGCGACCGCGATGCCTTGTTGATGGAAAAGCTGATGGCTTTCAAACGCGCCGGGGTGAGCGGGGTTTTGACCTATCACGCGCCAGTGGCTGCGCGCATCCTCAATGGCTGA
- a CDS encoding GNAT family N-acetyltransferase: MAEPFSHETDRLILRDWREEDWAPFWEATNTPAVMRWLGGVLDEEGMKGARSRLETYAREHGHTFWVVERKEVGEILGFCGLKRSNQAGGPMGEYEVGWRLRESAWGKGFAKEAAIASLSIGFEQFDAPQILAFTVEPNTASWGLMKRLGMQRRESLDFENSDFGADRIIVYGITREQWAASLA; encoded by the coding sequence ATGGCTGAGCCTTTCTCTCACGAAACCGACCGTCTGATCCTTCGCGATTGGCGCGAAGAGGATTGGGCGCCTTTCTGGGAGGCCACCAACACGCCTGCGGTCATGCGTTGGCTTGGCGGGGTATTGGATGAGGAAGGGATGAAGGGTGCACGCTCGCGCCTCGAAACTTACGCGCGAGAGCACGGCCACACCTTTTGGGTGGTGGAGCGCAAGGAAGTTGGCGAAATCCTCGGTTTTTGCGGCCTTAAACGTTCCAATCAAGCCGGCGGACCCATGGGCGAATATGAAGTCGGCTGGCGACTTCGCGAAAGCGCATGGGGCAAAGGCTTTGCAAAAGAGGCAGCCATCGCGAGCCTCAGTATCGGGTTCGAACAGTTCGACGCGCCTCAAATCCTTGCCTTCACGGTTGAGCCAAACACGGCAAGCTGGGGTTTGATGAAACGCTTGGGGATGCAGCGGCGTGAATCCCTCGATTTTGAAAACAGCGATTTTGGTGCCGATAGGATTATCGTTTATGGCATAACCCGCGAGCAATGGGCGGCTTCGCTTGCCTGA